The Hymenobacter sp. DG01 genome has a segment encoding these proteins:
- the rimO gene encoding 30S ribosomal protein S12 methylthiotransferase RimO produces MKVRSQQANKVNVITLGCSKNLVDSEVMMGQLRANDFQVTHEADTSDANIVIINTCGFIDNAKQESIDTILRYADEKEAGRLEKLYVTGCLSQRYKDDLEQEIPQVDAYFGTLELPQLMKKLEADYKHELVGERLLTTPAHYAYFKIAEGCNRPCSFCAIPLMRGKHQDRPIEDLVKEAKRLASMGTKELILIAQDLTYYGLQHYGERKLADLMRHLSDVNGIDWIRLQYAYPSQFPMDALDVMNERENICKYLDMPLQHISDNMLKTMRRGISKRRTVELVDTIRQRVPDIALRTTLIAGHPGETQQDFEELYRFVEDTRFDRLGIFTYSHEDNTHSFTLEDNVPAEVKQDRADQIMELQQGISMELNEERVGQTYKVLFDRKESGYFVGRTQYDSPEVDNEVLVTATKDTYVRLGDFAQVQVTEASDFDLYGKLI; encoded by the coding sequence ATGAAAGTCAGAAGCCAACAGGCCAATAAAGTCAACGTCATTACCCTGGGCTGCTCCAAAAACCTCGTCGATTCGGAGGTGATGATGGGCCAGCTCCGTGCCAACGACTTCCAGGTAACCCACGAAGCCGACACGAGCGACGCCAACATCGTCATCATCAATACCTGCGGCTTTATCGACAACGCCAAGCAGGAAAGCATCGACACCATTCTGCGCTACGCCGACGAGAAGGAAGCCGGCCGCCTGGAAAAGCTCTACGTAACGGGTTGCCTTTCCCAGCGCTACAAAGACGACCTGGAGCAGGAAATTCCGCAGGTAGATGCCTACTTCGGCACTCTGGAGCTGCCCCAGCTGATGAAAAAGCTGGAAGCCGACTACAAGCACGAGCTGGTGGGTGAGCGGCTGCTGACTACCCCCGCCCACTACGCCTATTTCAAGATTGCCGAGGGCTGCAACCGCCCCTGCTCGTTCTGCGCCATTCCGCTGATGCGCGGCAAGCACCAGGACCGTCCCATTGAGGACCTGGTGAAGGAAGCCAAGCGCCTGGCCTCTATGGGAACCAAGGAACTGATTCTCATTGCCCAGGACCTGACTTACTATGGCCTGCAGCACTACGGCGAGCGGAAGCTGGCCGACCTGATGCGCCACCTCTCCGACGTGAACGGCATCGACTGGATCCGGCTGCAGTACGCCTACCCCTCGCAGTTCCCCATGGACGCCCTGGACGTAATGAACGAGCGGGAAAACATCTGCAAGTACCTGGATATGCCCCTGCAGCATATTTCGGATAACATGCTGAAAACCATGCGCCGGGGCATCAGCAAGCGCCGTACCGTAGAGCTGGTGGACACCATCCGGCAGCGCGTGCCCGACATTGCCCTGCGCACGACCCTGATTGCCGGCCACCCCGGCGAAACCCAGCAGGATTTCGAGGAGCTGTACCGTTTTGTGGAGGACACCCGCTTCGACCGCCTCGGCATCTTCACCTACTCGCACGAAGACAATACCCACTCCTTCACCCTGGAAGACAACGTGCCCGCCGAAGTAAAGCAGGACCGTGCCGACCAGATCATGGAGCTGCAGCAGGGTATTTCGATGGAGCTGAACGAGGAGCGCGTGGGCCAGACCTACAAAGTGCTGTTCGACCGCAAGGAAAGCGGCTACTTCGTGGGCCGCACCCAATACGACTCGCCCGAAGTGGACAACGAAGTGCTGGTGACCGCCACCAAGGATACCTACGTGCGCCTCGGCGACTTCGCCCAGGTGCAGGTAACCGAAGCCTCCGACTTCGACCTCTATGGCAAGCTGATCTAG
- a CDS encoding acyltransferase, which translates to MSTTATRPFFPNLDGLRTLACAGVFLYHTLFMYAFLWTPHEAPVYHYGLRLLSLGTMGVNFFFVLSGFLITYLLLHEEAYQGHINLLGFYWRRVLRIWPVYFACLAFGFWVVPWWMHAAGQPWHDTARPELYLTFLANLDMVDPKAFSLGVLWSVAVEEQFYALWPLLLLLFTRWRPGAVILVLLASLLFRYAHATDPVVLYQHTLAVVSDMALGGGAAWLAFSRPGFQAWVSRWPRSIIVVGYLAGLGLLVGQKYFADSTLGITFQRLLRGLFFVFVVLEQNYATRSWFKAGQSRSLTYWGRFTYGFYCLHPVSIFVVLFCFDRLHLPHTLPTVLALTALCLPFSLALAWLSYRYWEQPFLRLKYRYAAEPEPAPSL; encoded by the coding sequence GCCCCTTCTTCCCGAACCTCGACGGCTTACGCACGCTGGCTTGCGCGGGCGTATTTCTGTACCATACGCTGTTTATGTACGCCTTTCTCTGGACGCCGCACGAGGCGCCAGTATATCATTATGGGTTACGGCTGCTGAGCCTGGGCACTATGGGCGTCAACTTCTTTTTTGTGCTGTCAGGCTTTCTGATTACCTACCTGTTGCTGCACGAAGAAGCTTATCAGGGTCACATTAACTTGCTGGGGTTTTACTGGCGCCGGGTGCTTCGCATCTGGCCGGTTTACTTTGCCTGCCTGGCTTTTGGCTTTTGGGTAGTGCCCTGGTGGATGCACGCCGCCGGGCAGCCCTGGCACGATACGGCCCGCCCCGAGCTCTACCTCACGTTCCTGGCCAACCTCGATATGGTAGATCCGAAAGCATTCAGCCTGGGCGTTTTGTGGTCGGTGGCGGTGGAGGAGCAATTCTACGCACTGTGGCCGCTCCTCCTGCTGCTCTTCACCCGGTGGCGCCCTGGTGCGGTTATACTGGTTTTGCTGGCCTCCCTGCTATTCCGTTACGCCCATGCCACCGACCCAGTGGTGCTGTACCAACACACCCTGGCCGTGGTGTCCGATATGGCGCTGGGTGGGGGAGCGGCCTGGCTGGCCTTTTCGCGGCCCGGTTTTCAGGCATGGGTAAGCCGCTGGCCTCGGAGTATTATTGTAGTCGGCTACCTGGCGGGCCTCGGCCTGCTGGTCGGGCAGAAGTACTTCGCCGACAGCACCCTTGGCATTACATTTCAGCGCCTGCTGCGTGGGTTGTTTTTTGTGTTTGTGGTCCTGGAGCAGAATTATGCTACCCGCTCGTGGTTTAAGGCGGGCCAAAGCCGGAGCCTGACGTACTGGGGCAGGTTCACGTACGGTTTCTACTGTCTGCATCCGGTCAGCATCTTCGTGGTCCTATTTTGCTTCGACAGGCTTCATCTGCCGCACACGCTGCCTACGGTACTGGCCCTCACGGCGCTGTGCTTACCTTTTAGCCTGGCCCTTGCCTGGCTTAGCTACCGTTACTGGGAACAGCCCTTCCTGCGCCTCAAATACCGGTATGCCGCCGAACCTGAGCCGGCTCCGTCTTTATAA
- a CDS encoding acyltransferase, which translates to MLVPLPDVAVAPAALAPLPARLDAFLSQKLRFWSLVAMLLLVYVHAYNLHPRYLQPWTPVDEPLAGGTWLQYFLANGLLRFRIPILFAISGYLFAHHEGREPHGVRVKRRVRSLLIPYVAWSALGLALTWALEQFPATRQLVLSAALSPFGPDNPLVSNYSPGQLLLCWLLIPLPFQLWFIRSLFFYNLGYPWLRKAIDRAPLVYFAITGAMWVLGLGLPMIEGTGLCFFGLGVWLRRRDIEVQVPPRWFNGWLFALGWLVIVTVKTWLAFHLERPSFSVMSLLHRASELLGMLVMWYGADGLVRVAMRQRWFVWLTSFSFMIYVVHVPLLSYATEAALYFWPRQQLLVFLLLPLVMFAVSVGVGALLRRVAPPVYELLTGGRGL; encoded by the coding sequence GTGGCCATGTTGCTGCTGGTGTACGTGCACGCCTACAACCTGCACCCGCGCTATCTGCAGCCCTGGACGCCCGTGGATGAGCCGCTGGCCGGCGGGACCTGGCTGCAGTACTTTCTGGCCAATGGGCTGCTGCGGTTCCGGATTCCCATTCTATTTGCCATATCCGGCTACCTTTTCGCCCACCACGAGGGTAGGGAGCCCCACGGCGTGCGGGTGAAACGGCGGGTGCGTTCCTTGCTGATACCGTACGTGGCCTGGAGCGCGCTGGGGCTGGCGCTTACGTGGGCGTTGGAGCAGTTTCCGGCTACACGTCAACTGGTGCTTTCGGCTGCGCTTAGCCCGTTTGGTCCCGATAATCCGTTGGTCAGCAACTACTCGCCGGGGCAGTTGCTTCTATGCTGGCTGCTGATTCCGCTGCCGTTTCAGCTGTGGTTTATTCGGAGTCTGTTCTTCTATAACCTGGGGTACCCGTGGCTGCGCAAAGCCATCGACCGGGCCCCGCTGGTGTACTTTGCCATAACCGGAGCTATGTGGGTGCTGGGCCTGGGCCTGCCCATGATAGAGGGAACCGGCTTATGCTTTTTCGGGCTGGGTGTGTGGCTGCGCCGCCGCGACATAGAGGTGCAAGTACCGCCGCGGTGGTTTAACGGGTGGCTCTTTGCGTTGGGGTGGCTGGTTATTGTCACGGTGAAAACCTGGCTGGCCTTTCACCTGGAACGGCCTTCGTTTAGCGTGATGTCGTTGCTGCACCGGGCCTCCGAGCTGCTGGGCATGCTGGTGATGTGGTACGGGGCCGATGGGCTGGTGCGGGTGGCTATGCGGCAACGGTGGTTTGTGTGGCTGACGAGCTTCTCCTTTATGATTTACGTGGTGCACGTGCCGCTGCTAAGCTACGCCACCGAGGCCGCGCTGTACTTCTGGCCGAGGCAACAGCTGCTGGTATTTCTGCTGCTGCCTCTGGTAATGTTTGCGGTTTCTGTGGGGGTAGGAGCTTTGCTACGCCGGGTAGCGCCGCCGGTGTATGAGCTACTGACCGGGGGTAGGGGCCTGTAG